Genomic segment of Nitrospirota bacterium:
CCAACTCCTCTTTCCCAAGTTCCTGCATAATCTGTTTCTCCAACACTTACTCCAACAAGTTGTTGGAGATTTGGAAGGTCTTCGTATGCTGTGTGTCTTCCCTCATTTCATAAACCTCACTGATTATCTTCCTTTATCAGTATACCCCTTATTCCTCATCACCTGATTAACGGATTTGCCAGCGACTTTTACATTTGCAACAATTCGCCGATAAGATGTGCCTTTTTCGTCATAGCTGACAGTTTTCCCTTCAATCAGGTTACTCAATTCATTTCTTGCCTTAGCTCCTCCTTTTGTCCCAAGTTCTGGAGCCCTCACCTTGGAAAGGCGAACTGATTTTCCACCTTGGATCTTAAAAGTATCTCCATCGATTACTTTTGAAACTTTTCCTTTTGCCATTTTTAATCCTCCTTTCTCTGAAACTGCACCTAAGTTTTGATATATTCAGCAAATATCGGGCGTACTTTACTCATCAGATTGCGCAGATTGGTATAGGGTATCAGCTTTTCGTACTGTAATCTTCCAACAACGATTGCAGGGTGGATACCAAGTTTCCGGGCAAAAGAGATAACAATCTTTCTTGAAAAATATGGGTTGCTCCGGCTTACAAAATCCCTGAAACTCTCTGATGGGATTAACAAGTCACGTGCGGTTTGATTTGCCCTTTTCTCAACTTCGTTCTCTGGTTCGTCTGTTATATCCTTGTCAATGTAACTGATATTATTCCTGGAACTTTCTAACAAATGTGCAAGTTCATGCATCAACGTAAACCAGAAATTATC
This window contains:
- a CDS encoding thermonuclease family protein, whose product is MAKGKVSKVIDGDTFKIQGGKSVRLSKVRAPELGTKGGAKARNELSNLIEGKTVSYDEKGTSYRRIVANVKVAGKSVNQVMRNKGYTDKGR